Proteins co-encoded in one Verrucomicrobiota bacterium genomic window:
- a CDS encoding TIGR00341 family protein, producing MSNIEPPSKRSMGHHFKELWLILKMIMHKLFSLQGTTDIEGTIDNITRNISIRGTNMWMLISSSVLASVGLDMNSGAILIGAMLISPLMSPIIGMGFSLGTHDRNLFFMALNNLLITVVISLVFSSVYFYMTPLGEITDQLRSRTSPTLLDAIVAIFGGVAGIVACSRTKSLNAIPGVAIATALMPPLCTAGYGIAKGDLGFFMGAFYLFFINALFITAVTYFMVQLLGFPHKHFFEKNQRNKVKIFTIIACLTTLIPSIFFLGNLVKEQKIKAQVNEFVTREINTSLHEAVEWKLEDKGQGGKRLKVYMIGSPVTPEQESLLKEKLIGEAYELDFVNLHIVQMNVPKEKAEKEDSIVVKELISTMEQVKKRDEEIAQLKLAALKVDKDARLLPNLDEEVALIFPEIDRAWYGLMLPMDSSAKKKEVPTLMLTFKRGVKEQFELLESQNEIQTNAQEVEDEVDNQERMTSEEMPSEQPKPILEELSHAKKQDIIQRLRGFLKKRFDKESLHILEYDPTQDMNLVIHAADQMEWKEEQGKEAGNVLESANQKE from the coding sequence ATGTCTAATATTGAGCCTCCATCAAAAAGATCTATGGGACATCATTTTAAGGAGCTATGGCTGATCTTGAAAATGATTATGCACAAGCTTTTTTCTCTTCAGGGCACTACCGATATTGAGGGCACCATTGACAATATCACTCGCAATATTTCCATTCGTGGAACGAATATGTGGATGTTGATTTCTTCTTCTGTACTAGCATCTGTGGGTTTGGATATGAATTCTGGAGCTATTCTGATTGGCGCAATGCTTATTTCTCCCTTGATGTCACCTATTATAGGTATGGGTTTTTCCCTTGGCACACATGACCGAAATCTCTTTTTTATGGCGCTTAATAACTTGCTTATTACAGTAGTAATTAGCCTCGTATTTAGTTCGGTTTATTTTTATATGACACCTCTTGGAGAAATAACCGACCAATTACGGTCGAGGACATCGCCTACACTTTTAGATGCAATAGTAGCAATTTTTGGTGGTGTCGCTGGGATTGTAGCATGTTCGAGAACTAAGTCTTTAAATGCTATTCCAGGCGTTGCTATTGCTACAGCGCTTATGCCACCCCTTTGCACAGCTGGTTACGGAATCGCTAAAGGAGACTTAGGCTTTTTTATGGGGGCCTTTTATCTTTTCTTCATCAATGCACTTTTCATTACGGCAGTTACCTATTTTATGGTTCAACTCCTCGGCTTTCCTCATAAGCATTTTTTCGAGAAGAATCAACGTAATAAAGTGAAAATCTTTACGATCATAGCCTGTCTAACCACATTGATCCCGAGTATATTTTTCCTTGGAAATTTAGTAAAAGAGCAAAAAATCAAAGCTCAAGTAAATGAGTTTGTAACCCGCGAAATCAATACATCCTTACATGAGGCGGTAGAATGGAAATTGGAAGATAAAGGGCAAGGAGGTAAGCGACTGAAAGTCTATATGATAGGCTCACCCGTCACGCCAGAACAAGAGAGTCTCTTGAAAGAGAAGTTAATTGGTGAAGCCTATGAGTTGGATTTCGTCAATCTACACATCGTCCAAATGAATGTTCCTAAAGAAAAAGCGGAGAAAGAAGACTCCATAGTGGTTAAAGAGCTTATTAGCACCATGGAGCAGGTGAAGAAGAGAGATGAAGAGATTGCACAACTTAAGCTCGCAGCCTTAAAGGTTGATAAGGATGCTAGGTTATTACCTAATTTAGATGAAGAGGTTGCTTTGATATTTCCAGAGATAGATCGTGCTTGGTATGGTTTGATGCTTCCCATGGACTCGAGTGCAAAGAAGAAGGAAGTGCCAACATTGATGTTAACTTTTAAAAGAGGAGTTAAGGAACAGTTTGAGCTATTAGAGTCACAAAATGAGATTCAAACCAACGCTCAAGAAGTGGAAGATGAGGTGGATAATCAAGAAAGAATGACCAGTGAGGAGATGCCATCAGAACAACCCAAGCCTATTCTTGAAGAATTAAGTCATGCAAAAAAGCAAGACATTATCCAGCGCTTGAGGGGCTTTTTGAAAAAGCGTTTCGACAAGGAAAGTCTCCATATTTTAGAGTATGATCCTACTCAAGATATGAACCTCGTTATCCATGCAGCCGATCAGATGGAGTGGAAAGAAGAGCAGGGCAAGGAGGCAGGGAATGTTTTGGAGAGCGCGAATCAAAAAGAATAG
- a CDS encoding sodium:solute symporter has translation MTRVDYTIIAIYLVSLLIFGVFLAKRASQSSEHYFLGDRKLPWWALGASGMSSNLDIAGTMTLVTMLYWFGLHGFFIEMRGGVVLPIAIFMAFMGKWHRRSQVMTTAEWMQLRFGKDWQGKLARMSAAVTYLVITIGMVVFFLGAAGKFLSVFLPFTILQCQLLMLAIAFLYTVLSGIYGVVWTDVVQSVLIGGAALYVAIVGFSEVTPELLEQWPGATFNRVLPSLFQEELKINTSHGILDYRFFGLCLLVWASKGILEGLGGSGGSAYMAQRFYSAKNESDCLKIGMLWTILFAFRWPMVLGFAVLAISLGVGTKDPEVILPEVLLSEFFPSGVRGIIIAAMLAAAMSTFDSTINAGASYVVKDLYQPLKQSCTEKELVWVGYIASFFIVVTGLFITLNFDSIVGIWVAIVTNLFPAFLVPFALRWFWERFNGAGFTMGILTGFTASLLTFIFVSDEYLHEIHTVLIVASCSLLGSVLGTFMTPQTEEKIRKEFYNTTKPQGLWNKDWKQSDREEHRNNLQTMVVSLMWQISTFLIPMTIMLKMVAETLCLSILWCTASTYLWYQLKANDAKKVEQDP, from the coding sequence ATGACTCGTGTTGATTACACCATCATTGCCATATACCTTGTAAGCCTTCTCATCTTCGGAGTTTTTTTAGCTAAACGCGCAAGCCAGAGCTCAGAGCATTATTTTCTAGGCGATCGCAAGCTGCCTTGGTGGGCTTTGGGCGCTTCGGGCATGTCAAGTAACCTAGACATAGCTGGAACGATGACCCTAGTCACTATGCTCTACTGGTTCGGCCTTCATGGCTTCTTTATAGAAATGCGAGGCGGAGTGGTTTTGCCTATCGCTATTTTTATGGCTTTCATGGGTAAATGGCACCGCCGTAGCCAAGTGATGACCACCGCTGAATGGATGCAACTACGGTTTGGTAAAGATTGGCAAGGTAAGTTAGCGCGCATGAGTGCAGCAGTCACTTACCTGGTTATCACCATAGGTATGGTCGTTTTCTTCCTAGGAGCTGCTGGCAAATTCCTATCCGTCTTTCTTCCTTTTACTATCCTACAATGCCAATTACTCATGCTAGCCATCGCTTTCCTTTATACCGTGCTGAGTGGCATCTATGGTGTGGTTTGGACTGATGTTGTTCAGAGCGTATTGATTGGTGGTGCCGCACTGTATGTAGCAATCGTAGGCTTTTCAGAGGTGACCCCCGAACTCCTCGAACAATGGCCTGGAGCAACTTTTAATCGAGTTCTCCCTTCGCTCTTTCAAGAAGAGCTTAAAATAAATACTTCTCATGGTATTTTAGACTATCGCTTTTTTGGTCTTTGCTTGCTTGTATGGGCCAGTAAGGGAATTTTGGAAGGACTAGGAGGCAGTGGAGGCTCCGCTTACATGGCCCAACGTTTCTACTCAGCGAAGAATGAGTCAGACTGCCTAAAGATAGGTATGTTATGGACTATCCTGTTTGCTTTCCGATGGCCAATGGTGCTGGGCTTTGCAGTCTTAGCAATTTCACTAGGCGTTGGCACCAAAGACCCAGAAGTAATTTTACCTGAAGTTCTCTTATCCGAGTTTTTCCCTTCTGGTGTGCGTGGAATCATTATTGCTGCGATGCTAGCTGCCGCTATGTCTACATTTGATAGCACCATTAATGCCGGAGCTTCCTATGTAGTGAAAGATCTCTATCAACCCCTCAAACAGTCTTGCACAGAAAAAGAGCTGGTCTGGGTCGGATATATTGCGTCATTTTTCATTGTAGTCACCGGCCTATTCATCACGCTAAACTTTGATTCAATTGTTGGCATCTGGGTCGCTATTGTGACCAACCTGTTCCCCGCATTTCTTGTCCCTTTTGCCCTGCGGTGGTTTTGGGAACGCTTTAACGGAGCAGGGTTTACGATGGGAATCCTTACAGGTTTTACCGCCTCGCTTCTAACCTTTATCTTCGTTTCGGATGAGTATCTACACGAAATCCATACAGTTCTCATAGTAGCCTCCTGCTCTTTACTTGGCAGTGTATTAGGCACTTTCATGACGCCGCAAACAGAAGAAAAAATTCGCAAAGAATTCTATAACACCACTAAGCCGCAAGGACTTTGGAATAAAGATTGGAAGCAAAGTGATCGAGAAGAGCATCGCAATAATCTACAAACGATGGTTGTGTCTTTAATGTGGCAAATCTCAACCTTCTTAATACCTATGACCATTATGCTTAAGATGGTCGCCGAGACTCTTTGCCTTAGCATACTGTGGTGCACAGCTTCTACCTATCTATGGTATCAATTAAAAGCGAATGATGCTAAAAAAGTTGAACAAGATCCGTAA
- the thyX gene encoding FAD-dependent thymidylate synthase, producing MEKGYTIPILDKGFVRYIDHLGSDTRIVESARISYKSPSKGEEQDKKLLRYLYRNRHTSPFEQCNITFNIKMPIFIMRQFVRHRTFRLNEWSARYSELMDEFYVPTEWRSPDEKNKQGSTTAGLDHDKLTNQVETFNKQAYETYRSLLEQGVARELARTVLPVSIFTEIYVNCDLHNLLHFLHLREDHHAQWEVREVARGMREIAEALYPWTFEAYQEFKVKTVKVETV from the coding sequence ATGGAAAAAGGCTACACCATCCCCATACTTGATAAAGGATTTGTTCGCTACATAGATCACCTCGGTTCGGACACCCGTATAGTAGAATCTGCTAGAATTTCTTATAAAAGCCCAAGTAAAGGCGAAGAACAGGACAAGAAGCTCCTGCGCTATCTCTACAGAAACCGACACACCAGCCCTTTCGAACAGTGTAACATCACATTTAATATTAAAATGCCTATCTTTATTATGAGACAGTTTGTTCGACACAGAACCTTTCGTCTCAATGAGTGGAGTGCCAGGTACTCAGAACTTATGGATGAATTTTACGTTCCCACTGAATGGCGTTCACCCGACGAAAAAAATAAGCAGGGAAGCACTACTGCTGGACTTGATCACGATAAGCTCACGAATCAAGTAGAGACCTTTAATAAACAAGCCTATGAAACCTATAGAAGTTTGTTAGAGCAAGGGGTAGCTCGAGAGCTTGCCCGAACCGTTTTACCCGTCAGCATCTTCACGGAAATCTATGTGAACTGCGATCTGCATAACCTCCTACATTTCCTTCATCTAAGAGAAGATCATCATGCACAATGGGAAGTGAGAGAGGTCGCCCGAGGCATGCGGGAAATTGCTGAAGCCCTTTACCCCTGGACCTTTGAGGCTTATCAAGAATTCAAAGTCAAGACAGTTAAAGTCGAAACAGTTTAG